Proteins from a genomic interval of Yoonia sp. GPGPB17:
- a CDS encoding acyl-CoA dehydrogenase family protein, whose translation MAHDGQDMTLQQNPVLANLLALTADAIPAVEDVLSRAKEAVRALVTDDTRISGKLIEEHQTAAHGLAWLATYAQSLQQMQNWAERLQEAGKFSEVEQLIHQIAFGEYLWQIYGGIPMSQGEIMRLQDIGLSQDDMRALMRPAVMTLTQSGNTQAARMRLVELMEEQSANITVGASGLDEELEMIREQFRRFSIERVEPDAHDWHLKDDLIPLEIIDEMAEMGVFGLTIPEEYGGFGLSKASMCVVSEELSRGYIGVGSLGTRSEIAAELILCGGTEEQKQHWLPGLASAEILPTAVFTEPNTGSDLGSLRTRAVKKGDDWEVTGNKTWITHATRTHVMTMLARTDPEATDYRGLSMFLAEKTPGTEDNPFPTPGMTGGEIEVLGYRGMKEYELAFDGFAIKGENLLGGETGKGFKQLMQTFESARIQTAARAVGVAQSALDVGMQYAQDRKQFGKSLINFPRVAGKLAMMAVEIMIARQLTYFSADEKDNDRRCDLEAGMAKLLGARVAWACADNALQIHGGNGFALEYKVSRILCDARILNIFEGAAEIQAQVIARRLLD comes from the coding sequence ATGGCGCATGATGGTCAGGATATGACGTTACAACAAAACCCGGTTCTGGCTAACCTATTGGCGCTTACTGCGGATGCGATCCCGGCTGTCGAGGATGTTTTGTCCCGCGCTAAAGAGGCCGTGCGGGCTCTGGTGACGGATGACACGCGGATTTCCGGGAAACTGATCGAAGAGCACCAGACAGCGGCCCATGGCCTTGCGTGGCTAGCCACCTACGCGCAGTCCTTGCAACAAATGCAAAACTGGGCCGAACGTCTCCAAGAAGCAGGTAAGTTTAGCGAAGTCGAACAACTAATCCACCAGATCGCCTTTGGCGAGTACCTTTGGCAGATCTACGGCGGCATCCCAATGAGTCAGGGCGAAATCATGCGTCTGCAAGACATCGGCCTTTCGCAAGATGACATGCGGGCGCTGATGCGGCCCGCTGTGATGACCCTCACCCAATCAGGCAACACCCAGGCGGCGCGGATGCGGCTGGTCGAGCTGATGGAGGAGCAGTCAGCGAACATCACCGTCGGTGCTTCTGGCCTTGATGAAGAGCTTGAGATGATCCGCGAACAGTTCCGCCGCTTCAGCATCGAGCGGGTGGAACCGGATGCGCATGACTGGCACCTGAAAGACGATTTGATCCCGCTTGAGATCATTGATGAGATGGCCGAAATGGGCGTCTTTGGCTTGACCATCCCCGAGGAATACGGCGGTTTTGGCCTGTCTAAGGCATCAATGTGCGTCGTCTCAGAAGAGCTGTCGCGCGGTTATATTGGCGTCGGCTCACTGGGCACGCGATCTGAGATTGCCGCCGAATTGATCCTTTGCGGCGGCACCGAAGAGCAGAAACAGCACTGGCTGCCGGGTCTCGCCTCTGCCGAAATCCTGCCAACAGCGGTGTTTACAGAGCCGAACACAGGGTCCGACCTTGGCAGCCTGCGCACCCGTGCCGTCAAGAAAGGCGATGACTGGGAAGTCACTGGTAACAAAACCTGGATCACTCATGCGACCCGGACCCATGTCATGACCATGCTGGCCCGGACCGATCCTGAAGCAACCGATTACCGTGGTCTGTCTATGTTTCTGGCGGAAAAAACACCCGGCACCGAAGACAACCCCTTCCCCACCCCCGGCATGACGGGTGGTGAGATAGAGGTGCTCGGCTATCGGGGAATGAAGGAATACGAACTGGCCTTCGACGGCTTTGCGATCAAAGGCGAGAACTTGCTCGGCGGCGAGACCGGCAAGGGCTTCAAGCAACTGATGCAAACATTTGAAAGCGCGCGCATTCAAACTGCAGCACGGGCTGTTGGCGTGGCGCAGTCGGCGCTCGATGTGGGTATGCAGTACGCGCAGGATCGCAAACAGTTCGGCAAATCGCTCATCAATTTCCCCCGTGTGGCTGGCAAACTGGCGATGATGGCGGTTGAGATCATGATCGCCCGCCAACTCACCTACTTCAGCGCTGATGAAAAAGACAACGACCGCCGCTGCGATCTAGAGGCAGGGATGGCCAAACTGCTGGGCGCGCGTGTTGCTTGGGCATGCGCCGACAACGCGCTGCAAATCCACGGCGGTAACGGATTTGCCTTGGAATACAAGGTAAGCCGAATCCTGTGTGACGCGCGCATTCTGAACATCTTTGAAGGTGCTGCCGAAATTCAGGCGCAGGTGATTGCACGTCGCTTGCTGGATTAG